A stretch of Mytilus edulis chromosome 11, xbMytEdul2.2, whole genome shotgun sequence DNA encodes these proteins:
- the LOC139493956 gene encoding fibronectin type 3 and ankyrin repeat domains protein 1-like — protein MLAARYGHLKVVTFLVTHGSQLEATSTAGLTSLMLAAREGHLEVVTYLVTHGSQLEATSKNGETALHYAAQFGQIDVTKWLTDKGCSPWKAQHRDSDQAVAAALANFLKALYFRRWKTWMLHILYMDASFYEVSASHMSNVLDLIFMVQ, from the exons ATGTTGGCGGCTCGGTACGGACACCTGAAGGTGGTGACTTTCCTAGTCACTCACGGCAGTCAGTTGGAAGCTACATCCACG GCTGGATTGACATCATTAATGTTGGCGGCTCGGGAAGGACACCTGGAGGTGGTGACTTACCTAGTCACTCACGGAAGTCAATTAGAAGCAACATCCAag AATGGAGAAACAGCTTTACATTATGCTGCTCAGTTTGGACAGATTGATGTAACAAAATGGTTAACAGATAAAGGATGCAGTCCTTGG AAAGCTCagcatagggatagtgatcaagcagtggcggcggcgttagctaacttcttaaaagctttatatttcagaaggtggaagacctggatgcttcatattttgtatatggatgcctcatttTACGAAGTTTCcgccagtcacatgtccaatgttcttgacctcattttcatggttcagtga